A stretch of Helicobacter pylori oki112 DNA encodes these proteins:
- a CDS encoding anaerobic C4-dicarboxylate transporter, with product MVDAFFQIIVLLFSLFLGARLGGLGVGYAGGLGVLVLCLFLGLNPGKIPFDVILIIMAVISAISAMQKAGGLDYLVKIAEKILRKHPKQINYLAPSVAYFLTILAGTGHTVFSLIPVIVEVSQSQNIKPKAPLSLAVVSSQVAITASPVSAAVVFMSGILEPLGANYLTLLMVWIPTTFLACMITAFVMGFTDLRLDSDPNYLERLKARNFSPPIIKEEKETSKSAKLSLWIFIGGVVAIVFYASAISKNIAFVSPVVLGRDHAIVSFMLSVATLIALFCKINANEIAHSSVFKSGMQACVCVLGVAWLGDTFVSNHLDAIKRYASFLITDYPFLLAVALFLASMLLYSQAATSKALIPSVITALGISANHTEHLYIIVASFASVSALFVLPTYPTLLGAIAMDNTGTTKMGRYVFDHAFLIPGVLVVSLSVALGFVVAPLVL from the coding sequence ATGGTGGATGCCTTTTTTCAAATTATCGTGTTACTTTTTTCGCTTTTTTTAGGGGCAAGGCTAGGGGGCTTGGGAGTGGGCTATGCGGGGGGTTTGGGCGTGCTTGTTTTATGCTTATTTTTGGGGTTAAATCCGGGCAAAATCCCTTTTGATGTGATTTTAATCATCATGGCAGTCATTAGCGCTATAAGTGCCATGCAAAAAGCGGGGGGCTTGGATTACTTAGTCAAAATCGCTGAAAAAATTTTAAGGAAACACCCCAAGCAAATCAATTACCTCGCGCCAAGCGTGGCGTATTTTTTAACGATACTAGCCGGCACTGGGCATACGGTTTTTTCCTTGATCCCGGTGATTGTGGAAGTGAGCCAGAGCCAAAACATCAAACCCAAAGCGCCTTTAAGCTTAGCGGTAGTCTCTAGCCAAGTCGCTATTACTGCAAGCCCGGTGAGCGCAGCGGTGGTGTTTATGAGCGGTATTTTAGAGCCTTTAGGAGCAAATTACTTGACCCTTTTAATGGTTTGGATCCCTACAACTTTTTTAGCATGCATGATCACGGCGTTTGTTATGGGTTTTACTGATTTGAGATTAGACAGCGATCCGAATTATTTAGAGCGTTTGAAAGCAAGAAATTTTTCGCCCCCTATTATCAAAGAAGAAAAAGAAACCTCAAAAAGCGCGAAATTATCGTTATGGATTTTTATCGGTGGGGTTGTAGCGATCGTTTTTTATGCGAGCGCGATTTCTAAAAATATCGCTTTTGTTAGCCCGGTGGTTTTAGGCAGAGATCATGCGATTGTGTCTTTCATGTTGAGCGTGGCAACTTTAATTGCGCTTTTTTGCAAAATTAACGCCAATGAAATCGCTCATTCAAGCGTGTTTAAATCCGGCATGCAAGCGTGCGTGTGCGTGTTAGGCGTGGCGTGGTTGGGCGATACTTTTGTGAGCAATCATTTAGATGCAATCAAGCGATACGCTTCTTTTTTGATTACAGATTATCCGTTTTTATTAGCCGTAGCGCTCTTTTTGGCTTCCATGCTTTTGTATTCGCAAGCTGCCACCTCTAAAGCGCTCATCCCAAGCGTGATCACAGCTTTAGGCATTAGCGCTAACCACACGGAGCATTTGTATATTATCGTGGCTTCTTTTGCAAGCGTTTCGGCGTTGTTTGTGTTACCCACTTACCCCACTTTACTAGGAGCGATCGCTATGGATAACACCGGCACCACTAAAATGGGCCGTTATGTGTTTGATCATGCGTTTTTGATCCCTGGGGTTTTAGTCGTGTCTTTGAGCGTGGCGTTAGGGTTTGTTGTCGCGCCGTTGGTTTTGTAG
- a CDS encoding type II asparaginase, which translates to MLLFCLKGQVMAQNLPTIALLATGGTIAGSGASANLGSYKSGELGIKELLKAIPSLNKIARIQGEQISNIGSQDMTEEVWFKLAKRAQELLDNSHIQGVVITHGTDTLEESAYFLNLVLRSTKPVVLVGAMRNAASLSTDGALNLYNALSVATNEKSANKGVLVVMDDNIFSAREVAKTHTTHTSTFKALNSGAIGSVYYGKTRYYMQPLRKHTTESEFSLSQLKTPLPKVDIIYTHAGMTPDLFQASLNSHAKGVVIAGVGNGNVSAGFLKAMQESSQMGVVIVRSSRVGSGEITSGEIDDRAFITSDNLNPQKARVLLQLALTKTNDKAKIQEMFEEY; encoded by the coding sequence ATCCTTTTATTTTGTTTGAAGGGGCAAGTTATGGCTCAAAATTTACCCACGATTGCTTTACTGGCGACAGGGGGGACGATTGCAGGGAGTGGCGCGAGCGCGAATTTAGGTAGTTATAAGAGTGGTGAGTTGGGCATCAAAGAGCTTCTTAAGGCTATCCCTAGTCTCAATAAGATCGCTCGCATTCAAGGGGAGCAGATTTCTAACATCGGCTCACAAGACATGACTGAAGAGGTATGGTTCAAGCTCGCCAAACGCGCCCAAGAATTGCTAGATAATAGCCATATTCAAGGCGTGGTGATCACGCATGGCACGGACACTTTAGAAGAGAGCGCGTATTTTTTAAACTTAGTTTTACGCTCCACAAAACCGGTCGTTCTAGTGGGAGCGATGCGTAATGCTGCTTCTTTGAGCACGGATGGGGCTTTGAATTTGTATAACGCGCTGAGCGTAGCGACTAATGAAAAAAGCGCGAATAAAGGCGTGTTGGTGGTGATGGATGATAATATTTTTAGCGCTAGGGAAGTGGCTAAAACGCACACCACCCACACTTCCACCTTTAAAGCCTTAAATAGCGGTGCGATAGGGAGCGTGTATTATGGCAAAACGCGTTATTACATGCAGCCTTTGAGAAAACACACCACAGAGAGCGAATTTTCCCTTTCACAACTCAAAACCCCCCTGCCTAAAGTGGATATTATCTACACGCATGCCGGCATGACCCCTGATTTATTCCAAGCGAGCCTAAACTCGCATGCAAAAGGCGTTGTGATAGCTGGGGTGGGTAATGGGAATGTGAGCGCTGGGTTTTTAAAAGCGATGCAAGAATCGAGCCAAATGGGGGTGGTTATTGTTCGTTCTAGCAGGGTAGGTAGCGGTGAGATTACTTCAGGAGAGATTGATGATAGGGCCTTTATCACAAGCGATAATTTAAACCCCCAAAAAGCCAGAGTGCTTTTACAACTCGCTCTAACTAAAACGAATGATAAGGCAAAAATCCAAGAAATGTTTGAAGAGTATTAA
- the hopQ gene encoding Hop family adhesin HopQ produces the protein MKKTKKTILLSLTLAASLLHAEDNGVFLSVGYQIGEAVQKVKNADKVQKLSDAYEQLSRLLTNDNGTNSKTSAQAINQAVNNLNERAKTLAGGTTNSPAYQATLLALRSVLGLWNSMGYAVICGGYTKSPGENNQKNFHYTDENGNGTTINCGGSTNSNGTHSSNGTNTLKADKNVSLSIEQYEKIHESYQILSKALKQAGLAPLNSKGEKLEAHVTTSKYQQDDQTKTTTSVIDTTNDAQNLLTQAQTIVNTLKDYCPMLIAKSSSGSSGGATTNTPSWQTAGGGKNSCATFGAEFSAASDMINNAQKIVQETQQLSANQPKNITQPHNLNLNTPSSLTALAQKMLKNAQSQAEILKLANQVESDFNKLSSGHLKDYIGKCDASAISSANMTMQNQKNNWGNGCAGVEETQSLLKTSTADFNNQTPQINQAQNLANTLIQELGNNPFRNMGMIASSTTNNGAMNGLGVQVGYKQFFGEKKRWGLRYYGFFDYNHAYIKSNFFNSASDVWTYGVGSDLLFNFINDKNTNFLGKNNQISFGLFGGIALAGTSWLNSQFVNLKTISNVYSTKVNTANFQFLFNLGLRTNLARPKKKDSHHAAQHGMELGVKIPTINTNYYSFLDTKLEYRRLYSVYLNYVFAY, from the coding sequence ATGAAAAAAACGAAAAAAACGATTCTACTTTCTCTAACTCTTGCGGCATCACTCTTGCATGCTGAAGACAACGGCGTTTTTTTAAGCGTGGGTTATCAAATCGGTGAAGCGGTTCAAAAAGTGAAAAACGCCGACAAGGTGCAAAAACTTTCAGACGCTTATGAACAATTAAGCCGGCTTTTAACCAACGATAATGGCACAAACTCAAAGACAAGCGCGCAAGCGATCAACCAAGCGGTTAATAATTTGAACGAACGCGCAAAAACTTTAGCCGGTGGGACAACCAATTCCCCTGCCTATCAAGCCACGCTTTTAGCGTTGAGATCGGTGTTAGGGCTATGGAATAGCATGGGTTATGCGGTCATATGCGGAGGCTATACCAAAAGTCCAGGCGAAAACAATCAAAAAAATTTCCACTACACCGATGAGAATGGCAACGGCACTACAATCAATTGCGGTGGGAGCACAAATAGTAATGGCACTCATAGTTCTAATGGCACAAATACATTAAAAGCAGACAAAAATGTCTCTCTATCTATTGAGCAATATGAAAAAATCCATGAATCCTATCAGATTCTTTCAAAAGCTTTAAAACAAGCTGGGCTTGCTCCTTTAAATAGCAAAGGGGAAAAATTAGAAGCGCATGTAACCACATCAAAGTATCAACAAGATGATCAAACTAAAACGACAACTTCTGTTATTGATACGACTAATGATGCGCAAAATCTTTTGACTCAAGCGCAAACGATTGTCAATACCCTTAAAGATTATTGCCCCATGTTGATAGCGAAATCTAGTAGTGGAAGTAGTGGCGGAGCTACTACAAACACCCCTTCATGGCAAACAGCCGGTGGCGGCAAAAATTCATGTGCGACTTTTGGTGCGGAGTTTAGTGCCGCTTCAGACATGATTAATAATGCGCAAAAAATCGTTCAAGAAACCCAACAACTCAGCGCCAACCAACCAAAAAATATCACACAACCCCATAATCTCAACCTTAACACCCCTAGCAGTCTTACGGCTTTAGCTCAAAAAATGCTCAAAAACGCACAATCTCAAGCAGAAATTTTAAAACTAGCCAATCAAGTGGAGAGCGATTTTAACAAACTTTCTTCAGGCCATCTTAAAGACTACATAGGGAAATGCGATGCGAGCGCTATAAGCAGTGCGAATATGACAATGCAAAATCAAAAGAACAATTGGGGGAACGGGTGTGCTGGCGTGGAAGAAACTCAGTCTTTATTAAAAACAAGCACCGCTGATTTTAACAACCAAACGCCTCAAATCAATCAAGCGCAAAACCTAGCCAACACCCTTATTCAAGAACTTGGCAACAACCCTTTTAGGAATATGGGCATGATCGCTTCTTCAACCACGAATAACGGAGCGATGAATGGCCTTGGGGTGCAAGTGGGTTATAAGCAATTTTTTGGAGAAAAGAAAAGATGGGGGTTAAGGTATTATGGTTTCTTTGATTACAACCACGCCTATATCAAATCCAATTTCTTTAACTCGGCTTCTGATGTGTGGACTTATGGGGTGGGTAGCGATTTGTTGTTTAATTTCATCAATGATAAAAACACCAATTTCTTAGGCAAGAATAACCAGATTTCTTTTGGGCTTTTTGGAGGAATCGCCTTAGCAGGGACTTCATGGCTTAATTCTCAATTCGTGAATTTAAAAACCATCAGCAATGTCTATAGCACTAAAGTGAATACGGCTAACTTCCAATTTTTATTCAATTTGGGCTTGAGAACCAATCTCGCTAGACCTAAGAAAAAAGATAGTCATCATGCAGCTCAACATGGCATGGAATTGGGCGTGAAAATCCCTACCATTAACACGAATTACTATTCTTTTCTAGACACTAAACTAGAATATAGGAGGCTTTATAGTGTGTACCTCAATTATGTGTTTGCTTATTAA
- a CDS encoding DUF1104 domain-containing protein, with product MKKALKILSVSALLFVALNAKDFSKTSDEDLAKMAGVVAPQDVVDYTKELKMRMEKMPEDKRKAFHKQLHEYAVKNTDNMTVADFEAHQKAVKEALKKSNMKDMDDDLGLRSCKHGKMHKHHKHGGHGKGHDKEQGKKDHDHNDHGENEK from the coding sequence ATGAAAAAAGCGTTGAAAATACTTTCTGTTAGCGCGTTGTTATTTGTGGCTTTGAACGCCAAAGATTTCAGCAAAACAAGCGATGAAGATTTGGCTAAAATGGCTGGCGTTGTCGCTCCGCAAGATGTTGTGGATTACACAAAAGAGTTAAAAATGCGCATGGAAAAGATGCCTGAAGATAAGAGAAAGGCGTTCCATAAGCAGTTGCATGAATATGCGGTTAAAAACACAGACAACATGACCGTGGCGGATTTTGAAGCGCACCAAAAAGCCGTTAAAGAAGCGCTTAAAAAAAGCAACATGAAGGACATGGATGATGATTTGGGGTTGAGATCATGCAAGCATGGGAAAATGCATAAACACCACAAACACGGTGGTCATGGCAAAGGGCATGACAAAGAACAAGGCAAAAAAGACCACGATCACAATGATCATGGCGAAAATGAAAAATAA
- a CDS encoding DUF1104 domain-containing protein, whose amino-acid sequence MRRSLAFCLLALLGLQVLGARDFSQLKNEELLKLAGTLPSNEAIDYRMEVSKRLKALNAEDAKKFRANFSRIARKNLSKMSEEDFKKMREEVRKELEEKTKGLSAEEIKAKGLNVSVCSGDTRKVWCRAVKKKDEHCSPK is encoded by the coding sequence ATGAGAAGGAGTTTGGCTTTTTGCCTGTTAGCTTTGCTTGGATTACAGGTTTTAGGCGCTAGGGATTTTTCGCAACTCAAAAACGAGGAACTTTTAAAATTAGCAGGCACTCTGCCTTCTAATGAAGCGATTGATTATCGCATGGAAGTGTCTAAACGCCTTAAAGCTTTAAACGCTGAGGACGCTAAGAAATTCCGTGCGAATTTCAGCCGGATCGCTAGGAAGAATCTTTCCAAAATGAGTGAAGAGGATTTCAAAAAAATGCGTGAAGAAGTGCGTAAAGAATTAGAAGAAAAAACCAAAGGTCTAAGCGCTGAAGAAATTAAGGCAAAAGGGCTTAATGTGAGCGTTTGCAGTGGCGATACGAGAAAAGTTTGGTGTAGGGCTGTTAAGAAAAAAGACGAACATTGCTCTCCTAAGTGA
- a CDS encoding LysE family transporter, which translates to MFVVFIEGFGLAISLCAAVGAQSLFIVERGMARNYVFLICALCFMCDIVLMSMGVFGVGAYFAKNLYLSLFLNLFGAVFTGFYAFLALKTLFQTFKKKQVQTPKKLSLKKTLLFTLGVTLLNPQVYLEMVFLIGASALSFNLAQKFVFLAGTLSAALSWLLLLCALSLRYGSKLLNNQKIFMGVNLFVTAIMGTLSVTLFRDFLALLSKT; encoded by the coding sequence ATGTTTGTGGTTTTTATAGAAGGTTTTGGTTTAGCGATTTCTTTGTGCGCGGCTGTGGGGGCACAATCCTTGTTTATTGTGGAAAGGGGGATGGCTAGGAATTATGTGTTTTTGATTTGCGCTCTGTGCTTTATGTGCGATATTGTGCTAATGAGCATGGGCGTGTTTGGCGTGGGGGCTTATTTCGCTAAAAACCTTTATTTGAGCTTGTTTTTGAATTTATTTGGGGCGGTTTTTACCGGATTTTACGCTTTTTTAGCTTTAAAAACTCTTTTTCAAACCTTTAAAAAAAAGCAAGTCCAAACCCCTAAAAAACTATCTTTAAAAAAGACCTTATTATTCACTTTAGGCGTTACTTTACTCAACCCTCAAGTGTATTTGGAAATGGTGTTTTTGATTGGCGCGAGCGCTTTGTCTTTTAATTTAGCGCAAAAATTTGTCTTTCTAGCCGGCACTTTATCAGCGGCTCTTTCTTGGCTTTTATTGTTATGCGCTTTATCGTTGCGTTATGGCTCCAAACTTTTAAACAACCAAAAAATCTTTATGGGCGTGAATCTCTTTGTAACCGCTATCATGGGAACGCTCAGCGTTACTTTATTTAGGGATTTTTTAGCGCTATTGAGTAAAACCTAA
- a CDS encoding DNA polymerase III subunit gamma/tau, with the protein MQVLALKYRPKHFSELVGQESVAKTLSLALDNQRLANAYLFSGLRGSGKTSSSRIFARALMCEEGPKAVPCDTCTQCQSALNNHHIDIIEMDGASNRGIDDVRNLIEQTRYKPSFGRYKIFIIDEVHMFTTEAFNALLKTLEEPPSHVKFLLATTDALKLPATILSRTQHFRFKKIPENSVISHLKTILEKEQVSYETSALEKLAHSGQGSLRDTITLLEQAINYCDNAITESKVAEMLGAIDRSVLEDFFQSLINQDEVRLQERYAILENYETESVLEEMMLFLKAKLLSPDAYSILLIERFFKIIMSGLSLLKEGANASFVLLLLKMKFKEALKLKALDDAILELEQSKESVLKPLNQNANAFKQESKSADKIEKPEKRESAETPPMLSAKDRIFHNLFKQVQTLVYERNYELGAVFEKNIRFIDFDSQTKTLTWESLATHKDKELLRERFKIVKSIVDGVFGKGENIKIALKNQNKSALEEIKEFKFPYSKPKPTTETTAEMKEKETKEKEIQEKEIKEKEIKEKEIKEKEIKEKEIKEIQPKEAPTALQEFMANHSNLIEEIKSEFEIKSVELL; encoded by the coding sequence ATGCAAGTTTTAGCGTTAAAATACCGCCCCAAACATTTTAGCGAGCTAGTCGGTCAAGAGAGCGTGGCTAAAACGCTTTCTTTAGCCCTAGACAACCAGCGTTTGGCTAACGCTTATTTATTCAGCGGGTTAAGAGGTTCAGGCAAAACCAGCTCTTCTAGGATTTTTGCTAGGGCTTTAATGTGTGAAGAAGGGCCAAAAGCCGTGCCTTGCGATACTTGCACCCAATGCCAGAGCGCTTTAAACAACCACCATATAGATATTATAGAAATGGACGGAGCGTCTAATAGGGGGATTGATGATGTCCGTAATCTCATTGAGCAAACGCGTTACAAACCAAGCTTTGGGCGCTATAAAATCTTTATCATTGATGAAGTGCATATGTTCACCACCGAAGCGTTTAACGCACTCTTAAAGACTTTAGAAGAGCCTCCTAGCCATGTGAAATTCCTTTTAGCGACAACAGACGCCTTGAAATTGCCCGCTACCATACTCAGCCGCACCCAGCATTTCCGGTTTAAAAAAATCCCTGAAAATTCCGTTATTTCTCATTTAAAAACCATTTTAGAAAAAGAACAAGTGAGTTATGAAACAAGCGCGTTAGAAAAATTGGCTCACAGCGGGCAAGGGAGCTTGAGGGATACGATCACTCTTTTAGAACAAGCCATCAATTATTGCGATAACGCTATCACAGAAAGCAAAGTAGCTGAAATGTTAGGAGCGATTGACAGGAGCGTTTTAGAGGATTTTTTTCAAAGCCTAATCAACCAAGATGAAGTGCGATTGCAAGAGCGTTATGCCATTTTAGAAAATTATGAAACCGAGAGCGTTTTAGAAGAAATGATGCTTTTTTTGAAAGCGAAATTATTAAGCCCTGATGCTTATTCCATCCTTTTAATAGAGCGCTTTTTTAAAATCATTATGAGCGGTTTGAGCCTTTTAAAAGAAGGGGCTAATGCCAGTTTTGTGCTGTTGTTATTGAAAATGAAATTCAAAGAAGCTTTAAAACTCAAAGCCCTAGACGATGCGATTTTGGAATTAGAGCAAAGTAAAGAAAGCGTTTTAAAGCCCTTAAACCAAAACGCTAACGCTTTTAAACAAGAATCCAAAAGCGCAGATAAAATAGAAAAGCCAGAAAAAAGAGAAAGTGCAGAAACCCCCCCCATGCTTTCAGCCAAAGATCGCATTTTTCACAACCTTTTCAAACAAGTTCAAACATTGGTTTATGAGCGCAACTACGAATTAGGGGCGGTGTTTGAAAAAAATATCCGTTTCATTGATTTTGACAGCCAGACTAAAACCTTGACTTGGGAGTCTTTAGCCACCCATAAAGATAAAGAGCTTTTAAGAGAACGATTTAAAATCGTGAAAAGTATCGTTGATGGGGTTTTTGGCAAGGGCGAAAATATCAAAATCGCTTTAAAAAATCAAAATAAAAGCGCTTTAGAAGAAATTAAAGAGTTTAAATTCCCTTATTCAAAGCCTAAACCAACCACCGAAACGACGGCTGAAATGAAAGAAAAAGAAACTAAAGAAAAAGAGATTCAAGAAAAAGAAATTAAAGAAAAAGAGATTAAAGAAAAAGAGATTAAAGAAAAAGAGATTAAAGAAAAAGAGATTAAAGAAATCCAACCCAAAGAAGCCCCTACAGCCTTGCAAGAATTCATGGCTAACCATTCTAATCTCATTGAAGAGATTAAGAGCGAGTTTGAAATCAAAAGCGTGGAATTGTTATGA
- the tsaE gene encoding tRNA (adenosine(37)-N6)-threonylcarbamoyltransferase complex ATPase subunit type 1 TsaE, with translation MRAHLDELDKVAAAILKDDFKGVVLLKGVVGSGKTTLVQACLKHLGLDIQATSPTFSVMHAYSESVFHYDFYMRDLEACLELGMLECLLEKGIHFVEWGDEKLEKILKKYDLAIKVVEIETELTNRFYTIKIV, from the coding sequence ATGAGAGCGCATTTAGACGAGTTAGATAAAGTGGCGGCTGCAATTTTAAAAGATGATTTTAAGGGGGTGGTACTTTTAAAAGGCGTTGTGGGGAGCGGTAAAACGACTTTAGTTCAAGCGTGCTTGAAACACTTGGGGTTAGACATTCAAGCGACTTCACCCACCTTTAGCGTGATGCATGCTTATAGCGAGAGCGTGTTCCATTATGATTTTTACATGCGCGATTTAGAGGCTTGCTTGGAGCTTGGCATGTTGGAGTGCTTGTTGGAAAAGGGGATCCATTTTGTGGAATGGGGCGATGAAAAATTAGAAAAAATTTTAAAAAAATACGATTTAGCTATTAAGGTTGTGGAAATTGAAACCGAATTAACCAACCGTTTTTATACAATAAAGATCGTTTAA
- the lptB gene encoding LPS export ABC transporter ATP-binding protein yields the protein MDILKAEHLNKQIKKTKIVSDVSLEVKSGEVVGLLGPNGAGKTTTFYMICGLLEPSGGSVYLNDVNLAKYPLHKRSNLGIGYLPQESSIFKELSVEDNLALAGESTFKNSKESEEKMESLLDAFNIQAIRERKGMSLSGGERRRVEIARALMKNPKFVLLDEPFAGVDPIAVIDIQKIIESLIGLNIGVLITDHNVRETLSVCHRAYVIKSGTLLASGNANEIYENALVRKYYLGENFKV from the coding sequence ATGGATATTTTAAAAGCAGAGCATTTAAACAAACAGATTAAAAAAACCAAAATCGTTTCAGACGTTTCTTTAGAAGTGAAAAGCGGTGAAGTGGTGGGGCTTTTAGGGCCTAATGGGGCGGGTAAAACCACCACCTTTTATATGATATGCGGGCTTTTAGAGCCTAGTGGGGGGAGTGTTTATTTAAACGATGTGAATTTAGCTAAATACCCCTTACACAAGCGCTCTAACTTAGGCATAGGCTACTTGCCCCAAGAATCTAGTATTTTTAAAGAATTGAGCGTGGAAGATAATCTAGCCCTAGCAGGGGAGAGCACTTTTAAAAACTCTAAAGAGAGCGAAGAAAAAATGGAAAGCTTGCTAGACGCTTTTAATATCCAAGCCATAAGAGAGCGCAAGGGCATGAGCTTGAGTGGGGGAGAAAGAAGGCGCGTAGAAATCGCTAGAGCTTTGATGAAAAACCCTAAATTCGTGCTATTAGATGAGCCTTTTGCGGGCGTGGATCCGATTGCGGTGATTGACATTCAAAAAATCATTGAAAGCTTGATTGGATTAAACATCGGCGTCTTGATCACTGATCACAATGTGCGAGAGACTTTGAGCGTATGCCACAGGGCGTATGTGATTAAAAGCGGCACGCTTTTAGCGAGCGGGAACGCTAATGAAATTTATGAAAACGCTCTGGTGCGTAAGTATTATTTAGGGGAAAATTTTAAGGTATAG
- a CDS encoding RNA polymerase factor sigma-54, with the protein MAILRANLSPKNKLNATLKGWLPILQSELEDLEEVLKQNALDNPLIKIENKRIKNFSDRFSAKNSNDHLENFAIASRSLFETLEAQIIPPLFPTEISQKIAMDIINGLDSEGYFEENIEERARILGVESEVYEKVHQRFSYLNPAGIGARDVKESFLFQLESRELDNNELYEEARKIILNLEKHHEFSKDFYYEKALKILKSFKNPPAIEFLEKEIEVIPELFIVEVDDEIIVRLNDESYPTISLEENRFKDSGYLKEKLKEAKDLIDALNLRKATIYKIGLMLLEYQYDFFKGKKLRPLKLLDLANEFNHSVSTISRAISNKYLACERGVFPIKHFFSTALDNSETSNAVIKDYLLELIKNEDKKEPLSDAKILELIEEKFHLKMVRRTITKYRQLLNIASSSERKKLYLMRA; encoded by the coding sequence ATGGCGATCTTACGCGCAAACCTTAGCCCTAAAAATAAATTAAACGCTACCTTAAAAGGGTGGCTCCCCATTTTACAAAGCGAGCTTGAAGATTTAGAAGAAGTGTTGAAACAAAACGCCCTGGATAACCCCTTAATCAAAATTGAAAACAAACGCATCAAAAATTTTAGCGATCGCTTTAGCGCTAAAAATAGCAACGATCATTTAGAAAATTTCGCAATCGCTTCTAGAAGCCTTTTTGAAACCTTAGAAGCTCAAATCATTCCCCCCCTCTTTCCTACTGAAATCTCTCAAAAAATCGCTATGGATATTATCAACGGGCTAGATAGTGAAGGGTATTTTGAAGAAAACATTGAAGAAAGGGCTAGAATTTTAGGGGTAGAGAGCGAAGTTTATGAAAAAGTGCACCAGCGTTTCAGTTACCTTAATCCTGCTGGCATTGGTGCTAGAGATGTGAAAGAGAGCTTTTTATTCCAGCTAGAGAGTAGGGAATTAGACAATAATGAGCTTTATGAAGAAGCGCGAAAAATCATTTTAAATTTAGAAAAACACCACGAATTTTCTAAAGATTTTTATTATGAAAAGGCTTTAAAGATTTTAAAATCCTTTAAAAACCCCCCAGCCATTGAGTTTTTAGAAAAGGAAATAGAAGTCATTCCTGAGCTTTTTATTGTAGAAGTGGATGATGAAATCATCGTGCGTTTGAATGATGAGAGCTACCCGACAATCAGTTTAGAAGAAAATCGCTTTAAGGATAGCGGCTATTTAAAAGAAAAATTAAAAGAGGCTAAAGATTTGATTGATGCGCTAAATTTGAGAAAAGCCACGATTTATAAAATCGGTCTCATGCTTTTAGAGTATCAATACGATTTTTTTAAGGGTAAAAAATTGCGCCCTTTAAAATTATTGGATTTAGCCAATGAGTTTAACCACTCTGTAAGCACGATTTCAAGGGCCATTTCTAATAAATATTTGGCATGCGAAAGAGGGGTTTTCCCTATTAAGCATTTCTTTAGCACCGCCTTAGACAACAGCGAGACTTCAAACGCTGTGATTAAAGACTATCTTTTAGAATTGATCAAAAACGAAGACAAAAAAGAGCCTTTGAGCGACGCTAAGATTTTAGAACTCATTGAAGAAAAATTCCATTTGAAAATGGTAAGAAGAACGATCACCAAATACCGCCAATTGCTCAACATCGCTTCTTCAAGCGAAAGGAAAAAGCTCTATTTGATGCGCGCTTGA